In Homo sapiens chromosome 11, GRCh38.p14 Primary Assembly, one DNA window encodes the following:
- the HARBI1 gene encoding putative nuclease HARBI1 isoform X2 has product MAIPITVLDCDLLLYGRGHRTLDRFKLDDVTDEYLMSMYGFPRQFIYYLVELLGANLSRPTQRSRAISPETQVLAALGFYTSGSFQTRMGDAIGISQASMSRCVANVTEALVERASQFIRFPADEASIQALKDEFYGLAGMPGVMGVVDCIHVAIKAPNAEDLSYVNRKGLHSLNCLMVCDIRGTLMTVETNWPGSLQDCAVLQQSSLSSQFEAGMHKDSWLLGDSSFFLRTWLMTPLHIPETPAEYRYNMAHSATHSVIEKTFRTLCSRFRCLDGSKGALQYSPEKSSHIILACCVLHNISLEHGMDVWSSPMTGPMEQPPEEEYEHMESLDLEADRIRQELMLTHFS; this is encoded by the exons ATGGCTATACCAATAACAGTGCTTGACTGTGACCTCTTGCTATATGGCCGTGGTCACCGGACATTGGACCGTTTTAAGCTGGATGATGTGACTGATGAATACTTGATGTCCATGTATGGGTTTCCACGGCAGTTCATTTATTACTTGGTGGAGCTCTTGGGGGCGAATCTTTCTAGGCCTACTCAGCGATCCAGGGCTATTAGCCCAGAGACACAGGTCCTTGCAGCATTGGGTTTTTATACCTCAGGTTCCTTCCAGACTCGGATGGGAGATGCCATTGGAATCAGTCAGGCGTCTATGAGTCGTTGTGTTGCCAATGTCACTGAAGCACTTGTGGAAAGGGCCTCACAGTTCATTCGCTTTCCAGCTGATGAAGCCTCCATTCAGGCTCTGAAGGATGAATTCTATGGGTTGGCAGGGATGCCAGGGGTGATGGGGGTGGTTGACTGTATCCATGTGGCCATCAAGGCACCAAATGCTGAAGACCTCTCCTATGTGAACCGAAAAGGCCTGCATTCTTTAAACTGCCTGATGGTGTGTGACATTAGAGGGACACTAATGACCGTGGAGACAAACTGGCCCGGCAGCCTACAGGACTGTGCTGTGCTGCAGCAGTCTTCCCTCAGTAGTCAGTTTGAAGCGGGTATGCACAAAGATAGCTGGCTTCTGG GTGACAGTTCCTTCTTTCTTCGAACCTGGCTCATGACCCCACTTCACATTCCTGAAACTCCAGCAGAATATCGCTATAACATGGCCCATTCTGCAACTCACAGTGTGATTGAGAAGACTTTCCGAACCCTCTGCTCCCGATTCCGCTGCCTGGATGGATCCAAGGGGGCACTGCAGTACTCACCAGAGAAATCCAGCCATATCATCTTGGCCTGTTGTGTCCTCCACAACATCTCCCTGGAGCATGGgatggatgtttggtcctctccaATGACAGGACCCATGGAACAGCCCCCGGAAGAGGAGTATGAGCACATGGAGTCCCTGGACTTAGAGGCTGACCGTATTCGTCAGGAGCTAATGCTCACTCATTTTAGCTAA
- the HARBI1 gene encoding putative nuclease HARBI1 isoform X1, whose translation MAIPITVLDCDLLLYGRGHRTLDRFKLDDVTDEYLMSMYGFPRQFIYYLVELLGANLSRPTQRSRAISPETQVLAALGFYTSGSFQTRMGDAIGISQASMSRCVANVTEALVERASQFIRFPADEASIQALKDEFYGLAGMPGVMGVVDCIHVAIKAPNAEDLSYVNRKGLHSLNCLMVCDIRGTLMTVETNWPGSLQDCAVLQQSSLSSQFEAGMHKDSWLLDLPEFHWKDWLTVMSRTRIYSTFSSVNQGDSSFFLRTWLMTPLHIPETPAEYRYNMAHSATHSVIEKTFRTLCSRFRCLDGSKGALQYSPEKSSHIILACCVLHNISLEHGMDVWSSPMTGPMEQPPEEEYEHMESLDLEADRIRQELMLTHFS comes from the exons ATGGCTATACCAATAACAGTGCTTGACTGTGACCTCTTGCTATATGGCCGTGGTCACCGGACATTGGACCGTTTTAAGCTGGATGATGTGACTGATGAATACTTGATGTCCATGTATGGGTTTCCACGGCAGTTCATTTATTACTTGGTGGAGCTCTTGGGGGCGAATCTTTCTAGGCCTACTCAGCGATCCAGGGCTATTAGCCCAGAGACACAGGTCCTTGCAGCATTGGGTTTTTATACCTCAGGTTCCTTCCAGACTCGGATGGGAGATGCCATTGGAATCAGTCAGGCGTCTATGAGTCGTTGTGTTGCCAATGTCACTGAAGCACTTGTGGAAAGGGCCTCACAGTTCATTCGCTTTCCAGCTGATGAAGCCTCCATTCAGGCTCTGAAGGATGAATTCTATGGGTTGGCAGGGATGCCAGGGGTGATGGGGGTGGTTGACTGTATCCATGTGGCCATCAAGGCACCAAATGCTGAAGACCTCTCCTATGTGAACCGAAAAGGCCTGCATTCTTTAAACTGCCTGATGGTGTGTGACATTAGAGGGACACTAATGACCGTGGAGACAAACTGGCCCGGCAGCCTACAGGACTGTGCTGTGCTGCAGCAGTCTTCCCTCAGTAGTCAGTTTGAAGCGGGTATGCACAAAGATAGCTGGCTTCTGG ATCTGCCCGAGTTCCATTGGAAAGACTGGCTTACTGTTATGAGTAGAACAAGAATCTATTCAACATTCAGCAGTGTGAACCAAG GTGACAGTTCCTTCTTTCTTCGAACCTGGCTCATGACCCCACTTCACATTCCTGAAACTCCAGCAGAATATCGCTATAACATGGCCCATTCTGCAACTCACAGTGTGATTGAGAAGACTTTCCGAACCCTCTGCTCCCGATTCCGCTGCCTGGATGGATCCAAGGGGGCACTGCAGTACTCACCAGAGAAATCCAGCCATATCATCTTGGCCTGTTGTGTCCTCCACAACATCTCCCTGGAGCATGGgatggatgtttggtcctctccaATGACAGGACCCATGGAACAGCCCCCGGAAGAGGAGTATGAGCACATGGAGTCCCTGGACTTAGAGGCTGACCGTATTCGTCAGGAGCTAATGCTCACTCATTTTAGCTAA